In a single window of the Cumulibacter soli genome:
- a CDS encoding O-acetylhomoserine aminocarboxypropyltransferase/cysteine synthase family protein, producing the protein MEHQFGFRTKALHAGGTPDPFTGARAVPIYQSTSFVFEDAGEAANLFALQKYGNIYSRISNPTVAAFEERIAALEGGIGAVATASGMSAEFVTIAALCEAGDHLVAGSQLYGGTVTMLDVTLRRLGVDTTFVPGSEPADYEAAITDRTKALFVEVIANPSGEIADIAALADIAHRHGIPLVVDSTLSTPYLVRPIEHGADIVVHSATKFLGGHGTTLGGVVVESGRFNWANGKFPRMTEPVASYGGLQWWGNFAEYSFLTRLRSEHLRDMGPALPAHSAFMLLQGVETLPQRMDEHVANAQRVARWLEEDPRVAYVNYAGLVGHPHHDRAQRYLPQGPGAVFAFGVRGGREAGEAFIDGLQIASHLANVGDARTLVLHPASTTHRQLSAEQLTAAGVCEDLIRISVGLEDVDDILWDLDRALQAATGEAR; encoded by the coding sequence ATGGAGCATCAGTTCGGCTTCCGCACCAAGGCGCTGCATGCCGGCGGTACGCCGGATCCGTTCACTGGAGCGCGCGCGGTGCCGATCTACCAATCGACTTCGTTCGTATTCGAGGACGCCGGCGAGGCCGCGAACCTGTTCGCGCTACAGAAGTACGGAAACATCTACTCGCGAATCTCGAACCCCACCGTCGCCGCGTTCGAGGAACGCATCGCGGCACTGGAAGGTGGTATCGGAGCGGTCGCGACCGCCAGCGGGATGTCCGCGGAGTTCGTCACCATCGCCGCGTTGTGTGAGGCGGGAGACCACCTGGTAGCGGGATCGCAACTATACGGCGGAACTGTGACGATGCTGGATGTTACGTTGCGACGTCTCGGCGTCGACACGACTTTCGTGCCCGGAAGCGAACCTGCCGACTACGAGGCCGCGATCACGGACCGCACGAAGGCGCTGTTCGTAGAGGTTATCGCGAACCCGTCAGGTGAGATCGCTGATATAGCGGCGCTCGCGGATATAGCGCACCGGCACGGCATTCCGCTCGTCGTGGACTCGACGCTGTCTACGCCGTACCTGGTGCGCCCGATTGAGCACGGTGCCGACATCGTTGTGCACTCAGCAACGAAATTCCTGGGCGGACACGGCACGACGCTCGGCGGCGTCGTGGTTGAGTCCGGCCGGTTCAATTGGGCTAACGGTAAGTTCCCGCGGATGACCGAACCCGTCGCCTCCTACGGCGGCCTGCAGTGGTGGGGCAACTTCGCCGAATACTCGTTCCTGACCCGACTGCGTAGCGAACATCTGCGCGATATGGGGCCCGCGTTGCCTGCACATTCGGCGTTCATGTTGTTGCAGGGGGTCGAGACCCTGCCCCAGCGAATGGACGAACACGTCGCCAATGCACAGCGCGTCGCACGATGGCTCGAAGAGGATCCGCGGGTTGCATATGTCAACTACGCGGGCCTGGTCGGACATCCGCACCATGATCGCGCGCAACGCTACTTGCCGCAGGGGCCGGGCGCCGTGTTCGCGTTCGGTGTCCGCGGTGGGCGGGAGGCCGGTGAAGCCTTCATCGATGGGCTGCAGATCGCCTCGCACCTGGCGAATGTCGGCGATGCGCGGACGTTAGTGCTACATCCGGCCTCCACCACGCACCGGCAGCTCAGCGCCGAGCAACTGACGGCGGCCGGGGTCTGTGAGGA
- a CDS encoding ketopantoate reductase family protein: protein MTRYVIIGTGAVGGTIGGRLAQHNVPVVWVARGEHARVLATDGMTLRTPEGTFNVTAPVWTGPDDADLRVGDVLVLGTKVHQAIDALAAWADVLVRAADSDDVVGTAGAVLPLITATNGLAGEEIGIRYFQRVYGAAVWCPATHVKPGEIIPMYDSVSGVFWLGAYPGPAEPDALVRSISADWESARLGAPVTVDVMAWKRRKLVMNMGNAVDALVDPSDAEGKRLLKSAMQEAEAALQASGASVISPERDAEERAKGPQVAKVEGAPEQIGSSTFQSLTRGTGTVETDYLNGEIVRLGTLYGVPTPVNAALASLARRAAANGWAPRSLAASAVDDEIVGS, encoded by the coding sequence ATGACGAGATACGTGATCATCGGCACTGGTGCGGTAGGCGGGACGATCGGCGGACGGTTGGCGCAACACAATGTGCCGGTGGTCTGGGTAGCGCGCGGTGAGCACGCGAGGGTGCTCGCCACTGACGGTATGACCCTCCGCACGCCCGAGGGCACCTTCAACGTCACCGCGCCGGTCTGGACCGGGCCGGACGACGCGGACTTGCGTGTCGGTGATGTGCTGGTGCTGGGCACGAAAGTGCATCAGGCGATCGATGCCTTGGCCGCATGGGCCGACGTTCTGGTCCGCGCGGCAGACTCCGATGATGTAGTGGGTACCGCGGGTGCAGTACTGCCGCTCATCACGGCTACCAACGGTCTGGCTGGCGAGGAAATCGGAATCCGCTACTTCCAGCGCGTGTACGGCGCGGCCGTTTGGTGTCCGGCGACGCACGTCAAACCGGGTGAAATCATCCCGATGTACGACAGTGTCTCTGGAGTCTTCTGGCTCGGCGCGTACCCCGGCCCGGCCGAACCCGACGCGTTGGTGCGGTCGATCAGCGCCGACTGGGAGTCAGCCCGACTCGGTGCACCGGTCACTGTGGATGTCATGGCGTGGAAGCGTCGCAAACTTGTGATGAATATGGGAAACGCCGTCGATGCGCTCGTCGACCCCTCGGACGCCGAGGGCAAGCGGCTGCTGAAGTCGGCGATGCAAGAGGCCGAGGCCGCACTGCAGGCCAGCGGTGCGAGTGTGATTAGTCCGGAGCGTGATGCTGAGGAGCGCGCCAAGGGTCCGCAGGTCGCGAAGGTGGAGGGCGCGCCCGAGCAGATCGGTTCGTCGACGTTCCAATCCCTCACCCGTGGCACGGGGACCGTGGAGACTGACTACCTCAACGGCGAAATCGTCCGGCTGGGCACGTTGTACGGCGTACCGACCCCAGTCAACGCAGCGTTGGCCTCCCTGGCGCGGCGCGCTGCGGCGAACGGGTGGGCGCCGCGCAGCCTGGCTGCCAGCGCCGTTGACGACGAAATCGTGGGGTCGTAG
- a CDS encoding endonuclease/exonuclease/phosphatase family protein yields MNGRWAGWSVVGALLIVAAVLTEPGFVGLSTYTPFAHLVALRPLLALGGMLAALAVLLCALMVHHRGEDRPTRLSAALAILVLFTSANAGIVLARGVSAPSALPEDKLPGDIDVLSFNTLDTIDGPAAIRDLIAEHDPDVVMLSETQTPDAEAIAGNEFDVFMGIGRPGGSAPTGLLVSADLGEYQLIDGPDTEYGLVGAEPASGSGPVFYAVHIASPVAERMQLWRDELDLVTDICDQRTQVIMAGDYNATIDHAPLRDTTCLNANVGTSGVGTWPTALPSLLGTPIDHIFADRATFTSVGSAVVELPGSDHRGLLARLRPA; encoded by the coding sequence GTGAACGGACGTTGGGCAGGCTGGTCAGTCGTAGGCGCACTGCTCATCGTGGCGGCGGTACTCACCGAACCCGGTTTCGTGGGCCTATCGACGTACACGCCGTTCGCGCACCTGGTAGCGCTGCGCCCGTTGTTGGCGCTCGGCGGCATGCTCGCGGCGCTCGCAGTTCTGCTGTGCGCGTTGATGGTGCACCACCGCGGCGAGGACCGACCGACTCGGTTGTCGGCGGCACTGGCGATCCTGGTCTTGTTCACATCGGCGAACGCCGGCATCGTGCTAGCTCGCGGCGTCTCAGCCCCCAGCGCACTGCCTGAGGACAAGCTTCCTGGTGACATCGACGTGCTGTCCTTCAACACCCTCGACACGATCGACGGACCCGCGGCGATCAGGGACCTCATCGCCGAGCACGATCCGGACGTCGTGATGCTGTCGGAAACGCAGACGCCGGACGCCGAGGCGATCGCCGGCAACGAGTTCGACGTGTTCATGGGGATCGGACGCCCGGGTGGCTCGGCGCCGACCGGGCTGCTGGTGTCGGCGGATCTCGGCGAGTATCAACTCATCGACGGGCCAGACACTGAATACGGACTCGTGGGTGCCGAGCCCGCCAGCGGATCCGGTCCCGTGTTCTACGCCGTGCACATCGCCTCGCCAGTGGCTGAGCGGATGCAACTATGGCGGGACGAGCTCGATCTGGTCACCGACATCTGCGATCAGCGAACGCAGGTGATCATGGCCGGCGACTACAACGCCACGATCGACCACGCCCCGTTACGCGATACGACCTGCCTGAACGCGAATGTTGGCACTAGCGGGGTCGGCACTTGGCCTACCGCCCTACCGTCGCTGCTGGGCACCCCGATCGATCACATCTTCGCCGATCGCGCGACGTTCACCTCTGTCGGCTCCGCTGTCGTCGAACTACCCGGCAGCGATCACCGGGGGCTCTTGGCGCGTCTACGCCCAGCGTGA